From candidate division KSB1 bacterium, one genomic window encodes:
- a CDS encoding PorV/PorQ family protein, producing the protein MGRLVRNAGPWVVLLLVASPGLAQKVSKVGTTAAPFLNIPVGARALGMGGAFVSVADDATALFWNPGGLARLPSNEAVFVHTNWIADIGFDFAGAVLNLGPVGVLGLQGTYLNAGEMERTTEIYPEGTGEKFKAGSYALGVTYARSLTDRFSIGGTVKYVREFILNSAAQGVAVDLGTHFVTQFHNVTLGAVISNFGTKMRMSGRDLLVQYDIDPTRYGNNERINANLETDAYDLPLMLRVGLSVDLLQRVEGQSLVVAVDAAHPSDNVEHVNVGGEYRFHDLFAVRGGYRSLFSRDSEQGFTVGAGLKYRVVGSLAVKIDYAYESFGRLNNVQKFSVAVCF; encoded by the coding sequence ATGGGACGACTGGTTCGCAACGCCGGTCCATGGGTTGTCCTCCTCCTGGTGGCTTCTCCGGGCTTGGCCCAGAAGGTGAGCAAGGTGGGGACAACCGCGGCGCCTTTTCTGAATATCCCCGTGGGGGCGCGGGCCCTTGGGATGGGGGGAGCCTTCGTCTCCGTGGCCGACGACGCTACGGCGCTCTTCTGGAATCCCGGGGGATTGGCGCGCCTACCCTCGAACGAGGCCGTGTTTGTGCACACCAACTGGATTGCCGATATAGGTTTCGACTTCGCAGGCGCTGTGCTCAATTTGGGTCCGGTGGGTGTCCTCGGCCTGCAAGGCACTTATCTGAACGCCGGTGAGATGGAGCGGACGACGGAGATCTATCCTGAAGGCACGGGAGAGAAGTTCAAAGCCGGCAGCTACGCCCTGGGGGTCACGTATGCCCGCAGCCTTACGGACCGCTTCTCCATTGGCGGGACGGTGAAGTACGTGCGCGAGTTCATCCTGAACTCCGCCGCGCAAGGGGTGGCCGTGGATCTGGGGACCCATTTCGTCACCCAGTTCCACAACGTGACCCTGGGCGCGGTGATCTCTAACTTCGGCACCAAGATGCGGATGAGCGGAAGAGACCTGCTCGTCCAGTACGACATCGATCCCACTCGCTACGGCAACAACGAGCGGATCAACGCCAATCTGGAAACCGACGCCTACGACCTGCCCCTCATGCTCCGCGTCGGGCTCTCTGTAGATCTACTCCAGCGGGTAGAGGGGCAGAGTCTGGTGGTCGCGGTCGACGCCGCTCATCCCAGTGACAATGTCGAGCACGTGAACGTGGGGGGCGAGTATCGCTTCCACGATCTCTTCGCCGTTCGCGGTGGCTACCGCAGCCTTTTCTCGCGAGACAGCGAGCAAGGCTTCACGGTGGGTGCGGGGCTGAAGTACCGAGTTGTCGGCTCCCTCGCCGTCAAGATCGACTACGCCTACGAGTCTTTTGGCCGACTGAACAACGTCCAGAAGTTTTCGGTGGCGGTCTGCTTCTGA